CAATAACGAGCTAAGCTCTACGTATTCGGTACGCGGGGGCAATTACGACGAAAACCTGGTTTACGTAAACGGTATTGAAATTTACCGGCCTTTTCTGGTGAGCAATGCCCAACAAGAAGGCTTAAGTTTTGTAAACCCGGACTTGGTACAAGATATTCAGTTTTCGACTGGCGGCTGGCAGCCCCGCTGGGGCGATAAACTTTCTTCGGTTTTAAACATCGAATATAAAAAGCCCCGTAAACTGGCAGGTTCTGTAACCGGTGGCTTAATGGGTGGCGAGTTTCATCTGGAAAATGCGTCTAAAAATCAACGTGCTACTTATTTGCTGGGAGTACGGTATAAAAATCAGCAATTAGTATTTCGTTCTTTAGAAACCACCGGTAACTACCAGCCCAATTTTTTAGATGCCCAGGTTTACATAAACCTGGATTTATCCCGGAATTTTACGGCGAATAATCCACCAGGTAAAACTACTTTGGGGATATTAGTCAGCGTGGCCCGCAATAAATACCGGGTAGTGCCCAGCTACCGCGAAACTTCTTTTGGTACCACCGACCGGATTGTGCGCTTAGGCATCCAGTTTAGTGGGCACGAACGTATGGAATACGAAACTTACCAAGGAGGTTTTAATTTAAAGCATTACTTTAAAGACCGTTTTTTTACCGAATTGATTGGCAGTGCTTTATTGACGCACGAAAGAGAATTACGCGATATTGCCGCTTCTTATTTGTTTTACGATGTTTCACCTAATGGGCAGGGCAGATCGAGCAATGATATGGTCCGGAACGTGGAAGCTGGTACTAACTTGGAACATGCCCGCAATAAGCTGGCCGCTCGGGTTTTTACCCTCGAAAACCGGTATACTTGGCAGCTAAATGGCCAAAATAATATCCAGCTAGGAGTTAAAACCAGTCGTGAGAAAATTGCCGATCAGCTAAAAGAATATGCGCTAACCGACTCGGCAGATTACATAACTTTAAACCAATCGCGGGCTAGTTCTTTAAATTTATATTCTTTTCGCCACCAGGCTTACGGCCAACACACCTGGCAAATAGATTCGCTGCGCACCATAAATTACGGCGTACGGGCTAATTATTGGACCGTGAACCAGCAACTCGTTATTAGTCCGCGGGTGCAGCTAAGGGCCAAATTACCCAATCAACCCGCCTGGATTTTTAAAGCCGCGGCGGGTTATTATTATCAGCCGCCTTTTTACCGGGAACTCCGCAACCAGGCTGGTGAATTAAACACAAATCTGCAAGCTCAAAAATCAGTGCACGTAGTAGCCGGCGCGGAGCATTATTTCCGATCCTGGTCGCGGCCATTTAAGTGGACTTCTGAAATTTACTATAAGCGCTTAAGTAATGTAATACCCTACGAAGTAGATAATGTGCGCCTCCGCTATTTTGCCCGGAATAATGCGAAGGCTTACGCCGTGGGTTTGGATATGCGGGTAAACGGCGATTTTATTAAAGGCGCCGAGTCATGGTTTAGTTTAGGTATTATGTCTACCAAAGAAGATATCACCGGTGATTCTACTATTTACGACCTGAATACTTTTAAATTAATAAAAAAAGAACCATTGGGCTACATCCGGCGGCCCACCGATCAGCGGGTAACGTTCGGGTTTTATTTCCAGGACCACATTCCTAATAATCCCAGCCTTAAACTTTATTTAAACGGGGTTATTGGTACGGGTTTGCCTTTCAGCCCGCCAGGTAATGAATCTATCCGTAATCAATATAACATGCCTTTTTACCGGCGCGTAGATGTTGGGTTTTCTAAATTAGTGTCTTTCCGGACGATTGAATCGGCTAAAACAAATCCACTGGAGAGTTTATGGATAAGCCTGGAAGTGCTAAACTTAATTGCAGCTAACAATGTGGTTTCTTATTCTTACGTAAAGGACATCTATAATGTAACTTACGCGGTGCCTAACTACTTATCATCCCGGCTTATTAACCTTCGTTTCATCGCCCGATTTTAAAAATTTAAAAATTTTAGAAATTAGCAAAAACAGATTGATTTATTCGAATGAAGGTAAATACTGCTATAGGAGAATAAAAATTTAAATTCCCTAATTGAGATTAAACTGTTTGCTCGTGTGCTGCAATCAAAAAAGGCTGTAATTTCTTACAGCCTTTTTTGTTTTTTATCCGGACTAGTTAAATAAGTTTTCGTGTCTTTTAAATTTCCAAAGACTCATCTCGCGCTCCATATCGGGTTCATATTTTTTAAATTCTTCCTGCGTTTTTTTGCCGAGCTTCATTGCTTTTTTACAGAAATCTACTGCCCCTTCGTATTCTTCTTTTTGGGCTAACAATTGCGCTTTTACCCAGTTATTGTAAAAATTATCGTTCATAGCTAGCGATTTATCTATCCATTCCAAGGCTAGTTCATGCTGCGAGTTTTTGCCGATTAAATAACTGGTAGCCTGGGCATAAATTTGCCAATCGCCGGGTTTGGCATTTTTAAGATCTTCCTGCAACAAAGCCAAAGTTTTGGCATCGGTATCAACTTCTATTTTAACCGATACTTCTTTCTTTTCCCATTTAAAATTTAAAAATCCGGAATTTTGGGTAAGGTTAGAAAAAGCAAACTGAAATGTTTCCTGAAAAGGTACTTCTTTGCTTTCGGCTTTTACCCGGATTACATCTTCTTGAGCATCGTAACCTTCAGCGCCCCATAAACCTACATTCTTATTCAGGATGAATATCCAGGAATCTGCATCTTCGGGCAAAGTAAACAAGCTGTAAGTACCGGCCGCTACTTTTTCGCCGTTAACAGTAACCGGGTCCGGAAAGGTAATTAAAGTAGCCTCATTGGCTCCCGTGCGCCATACTTCATTATAAGGTACTAATTTGCCCCATATTTCACGATTTTTAACACCAGGCGCATGGTACTTAACGGTAATGTCAGTAAGCCCAATGGTTTGCACAATGGTTGCCGCCGGACTGGGCTGCGGTAGCCTTAATTGGGCATAAACAGTTTGAGTGAATACTAATAGGCTAAAACAAAAAGATACCAGCGCAGTACGTAGCATATTTTAGTAAAAATTTTTTAAGTGTTTTTAGTAAGCGATCAATTAACCCGAATCAGGATAAAAAATTAAAGGTAAAAATTATGCCAACCTGCCAATTGCATTCTGGCAACTTTAAAGTTTAAATAATTAAAATACTATATTATAGCGGCAAATTACAAAAAAGCTGGTGAATTGAAACCATAGAGCACTACAAAAATTTTAGAATTAATTTTTAAAATTCAAATTCTGGCTTACATTTGCAGCACCTAATGATGAACAACAGCAAACAACCTAACAGCCCCTTTTCTCCGATGCGCTTTCCCGCGTTTGCTTTTGCTGTCCATTTCCACCATTACCATCCTTCCATCCGGAAATAATATAGAGTATTACCGGATAGGAGAAAACTCCTGTTTTGCTGTTAATTATCAACAGCTTTTTAAAATTTATTATTCAGGAAGATTACAATTTACATATGATTCGATTAGCCATTCAAAAATCGGGAAGATTAAGCGAAGATTCGCTGAATCTCATTCGGGAATGCGGTATTTCTTTTATTAATTCTTCTTTAAAGTTAAAAACCGAAGCCACTAATTTTCCTTTAGAAATTCTTTTCCTGCGGGACGATGATATACCGGGTTACGTAGCCGACGGTGTTGCCGACATTGGTATTGTGGGCCAAAACGTGTTGGTAGAAGAAGGCCGCGAAGAACTGCAAGTACAAAAATTAGGATTTTCGCGTTGCCGTTTATCGATTGCTGTTCCTAAAAACGAAGCTTTTACTGACATTTCGGCCTTAGAAGGTAAAAACATTGCTACTTCTTACCCTAACTTGCTGCAAACATATTTAGCCGGCGAGGGGGTAAAAGCCCAGATTCATACTATAAGCGGTTCCGTAGAAATTGCGCCTAGCATTGGCCTGGCCGATGCCATTTGCGATATTGTTTCGTCGGGCAGCACGTTAATCAGTAATGGTTTGCGCGAAGTACAAACGGTTTTCCGCTCCGAGGCTGTTTTAATTGCCAATCAGGATTTAACCAGCGAAAAACACCAACTATTAAATCAGTTGTTGTTCCGGATTGATGCCGTCCGGAAAGCACAAAAAGCCAAGTATATTTTACTTAATGCGCCTAACGATGCCATTCCGCACATTAAATCTTTATTACCCGGCATGAAAGCGCCTTCTATTTTACCCTTAGCCGAAGAAGGCTGGAGTTCTGTGCACTCGGTGGTTAACGAAGATGATTTTTGGGAAATTATTGAAAAATTGCGGGAAGCCGGCGCTCAAGGCATTTTGGTGGTACCTATTGAGAAAATGATTTTGTAATGTTACGAGTTGTTACATATCCGGGTAAAGAAACCTGGCCCGAACTAATAAAGCGGCCGGTGCAGGATTACGAATCAGTGGAGTCGCAAATTAAATCGGTTTTTGAACAGGTTCGGCTTACCGGCGACGACGCTTTACGAAGATTTACCGCCCAGTTTGATAAGGTAGAACTTACCGGTTTATTAGTTTCTCCGGAAGAAATTAAAGCGGCTCAGGATTATATTCCAGCAGAATTGCAACAAGCCATTGCACAGGCCTATCAAAATATTAAAAAATTTCACGAGGCGCAACATGAGAATTTTCAACCTCTGGAAACCATGCCGGGCGTAACTTGCTGGCGCCAAAGTGTGCCTATTGAAAAAGTAGGTTTATACATTCCCGGCGGTACTGCCCCGTTATTTTCTACGCTACTGATGTTAGGCGTGCCAGCAAAACTGGCCGGTTGCAAAGAAATAGTTTTGTGTACGCCTCCCGCTAAAGACGGTACCATCCATCCGGCTATTTTGTATACCGCCTCTATTCTGGGCATTAACACCATTATCAAAATAGGCGGAAGTCAGGCAATTGCGGCTTTAACTTTTGGCACTAACACCGTACCGGCGGTAGCTAAAATTTTTGGACCTGGAAACCAGTACGTGACCGTAGCTAAGCAAATGACTGTTAAATATGGGGTAGCCATAGACATGCCGGCAGGCCCTTCGGAAGTTTTAGTAATGGCCGATGAAAAAGCAGACCCCACATTTGTGGCCGCCGATTTACTTTCGCAAGCCGAGCACGGTGTAGATTCGCAAGTGGTTTTACTTACCACCTCCGAGCAAAAGCTGCAAGAAGTAGTCGCGGCTTTAAACAACCAGGTACCTGCTTTGTCGCGGCAGGCGATGGTGACCCAAACTTTAAAAAATAGTTTAGGCATTATCCTGAACTCCACCACCGAAATGCTGGAATTTTCAAATTTGTACGCGCCAGAGCATTTAATTTTAGCGGTTGAGAACTATGCGCAAGTGGCGCAAGGAGTAACCAACGCCGGTTCCGTGTTTTTAGGGCCTTACAGTCCGGAGTCGGTCGGTGATTATGCTTCGGGGACTAACCATACGCTGCCTACCAACGGGTACGCCCGGGCTTACAGCGGCGTGTCGCTGGATTCTTTTGTTAAAAAAATAACTTTTCAGCATCTTACCCCGCAAGGATTGCAACAAATTGGTCCAGGAGTAGAAATTATGGCGGCTGCCGAAGGGTTAGATGCGCACCAACAAGCCGTAAGTATACGTTTAAAAAATTTAGCTCATGTTTAAGCTGAGTAATTTAGTTCGCCCAAACATTCGGGGCATGAAGCCTTATTCTTCGGCCCGAGATGAATTTAAAGGCGAAGCCAGTGTTTTTATCGATGCCAACGAAAATAATCTGGGGAGTATGGCGGCGAATCAGCACTATAACCGTTATCCCGATCCGCACCAAAAAGCGCTAAAAGCCCGGATTGCCGAAATTAAGGAAGTACGGCCGGAGCAAATCTTTTTGGGTAACGGTTCAGATGAGGCCATTGATTTGTTAATCCGCTTAGTTTGCCAGCCCGGCCACGATCAGATTTTAGCTTTCGGACCCACGTACGGCATGTACGAAGTATCGGCCAACCTGAATGATGTGGAATTACGCCAGGTAAAACTGGATGCTGATTTTCAGTTGAACCGGAATATGTTGCAAGGGCAAATTCATTCCGAAACCAAAATTGTTTTTATTTGCTCGCCCAATAACCCAAGCGGTAACCTGATTAACCGGGACATTATTGAATACATTTTGCAATCGTTCAACGGCCTGGTAGTTATAGATGAGGCTTACATTGACTTTTCCTCGGAAGAAAGTTGGACTAAGCGATTAGCGGATTTCCCGAACCTGGTAGTTTTACAAACGTTTTCTAAAGCCTGGGGCATGGCCGCTTTGCGCTTAGGAATGGCCTTTGCTTCGGAAGAAATTATTTCTTTTTTAAATAAAATAAAGCCGCCCTACAACATTAACGAAGCTACGCAGGAAATTGCGTTGCAAGCCTTGCAAAACACCGACCGTTTGCACCAAATGATTTCGGAAATAAAAGAAAACCGGGCGGAGTTAATTAAAAATTTAAAAAAATTATCAGTCGTAAAAAAGGTTTATCCTTCCGATGCTAATTTTGTTTTGGCGGAAGTTACCGATGCTAATACCATTTACAATTACTTGTTAGAGGCAGGCATTGTGGTGCGCAACCGTACTACCCAGCCGGGTTGTTTTAACTGTTTACGCATATCGGTAGGCACTAAAGAAGAAAACGAAAAACTAGTTAAAACTTTAAAATATTTTAATTTGTAGGTTCAACTAAATTGTAATTTAGATAATCATAAGTATCTCGTTTTGCGATATTTAAATTTTTTAAATAAGTACCATTAGAAAATTTTTAATGAAAAAAGTTTTATTTATTGATCGGGATGGAACCATCCTGATAGAGCCACCAACCGATTACCAAGTAGATTCTTTTGAAAAGTTTTCCTTTGTTCCGGGAGTTATTCAGAACCTGGCTAAAATCAGTGCCGAACTAGATTATGAACTGGTTATGGTAACCAACCAGGATGGACTAGGAACGGCTTCTTATCCCGAAGAAACTTTCTGGCCTTACCAAAACAAAATGCTGGAGATTTTAGCCGGAGAGGGAATTACTTTTTCGGATATCCTGATCGATAAAAGCTTTGAACACGAAAATTTACCTACCCGTAAGCCCGGATTAGGCATGCTACAAAAGTACCTG
The sequence above is a segment of the Adhaeribacter swui genome. Coding sequences within it:
- a CDS encoding TonB-dependent receptor, which gives rise to MPVLVFAQTTTVNGVVTTEAGIPLEYASVSLKNTQQLTHTNAAGRFTLSIPSGKEASILIRYIGFQEQEVIIKETAQSVINLKIALVSSAQNLAPVIISGTNSANNNTTGSIMRLSPRISKEIPSVFNDFNKVLATLPGVISNNELSSTYSVRGGNYDENLVYVNGIEIYRPFLVSNAQQEGLSFVNPDLVQDIQFSTGGWQPRWGDKLSSVLNIEYKKPRKLAGSVTGGLMGGEFHLENASKNQRATYLLGVRYKNQQLVFRSLETTGNYQPNFLDAQVYINLDLSRNFTANNPPGKTTLGILVSVARNKYRVVPSYRETSFGTTDRIVRLGIQFSGHERMEYETYQGGFNLKHYFKDRFFTELIGSALLTHERELRDIAASYLFYDVSPNGQGRSSNDMVRNVEAGTNLEHARNKLAARVFTLENRYTWQLNGQNNIQLGVKTSREKIADQLKEYALTDSADYITLNQSRASSLNLYSFRHQAYGQHTWQIDSLRTINYGVRANYWTVNQQLVISPRVQLRAKLPNQPAWIFKAAAGYYYQPPFYRELRNQAGELNTNLQAQKSVHVVAGAEHYFRSWSRPFKWTSEIYYKRLSNVIPYEVDNVRLRYFARNNAKAYAVGLDMRVNGDFIKGAESWFSLGIMSTKEDITGDSTIYDLNTFKLIKKEPLGYIRRPTDQRVTFGFYFQDHIPNNPSLKLYLNGVIGTGLPFSPPGNESIRNQYNMPFYRRVDVGFSKLVSFRTIESAKTNPLESLWISLEVLNLIAANNVVSYSYVKDIYNVTYAVPNYLSSRLINLRFIARF
- a CDS encoding DUF2911 domain-containing protein, giving the protein MLRTALVSFCFSLLVFTQTVYAQLRLPQPSPAATIVQTIGLTDITVKYHAPGVKNREIWGKLVPYNEVWRTGANEATLITFPDPVTVNGEKVAAGTYSLFTLPEDADSWIFILNKNVGLWGAEGYDAQEDVIRVKAESKEVPFQETFQFAFSNLTQNSGFLNFKWEKKEVSVKIEVDTDAKTLALLQEDLKNAKPGDWQIYAQATSYLIGKNSQHELALEWIDKSLAMNDNFYNNWVKAQLLAQKEEYEGAVDFCKKAMKLGKKTQEEFKKYEPDMEREMSLWKFKRHENLFN
- the hisG gene encoding ATP phosphoribosyltransferase gives rise to the protein MIRLAIQKSGRLSEDSLNLIRECGISFINSSLKLKTEATNFPLEILFLRDDDIPGYVADGVADIGIVGQNVLVEEGREELQVQKLGFSRCRLSIAVPKNEAFTDISALEGKNIATSYPNLLQTYLAGEGVKAQIHTISGSVEIAPSIGLADAICDIVSSGSTLISNGLREVQTVFRSEAVLIANQDLTSEKHQLLNQLLFRIDAVRKAQKAKYILLNAPNDAIPHIKSLLPGMKAPSILPLAEEGWSSVHSVVNEDDFWEIIEKLREAGAQGILVVPIEKMIL
- the hisD gene encoding histidinol dehydrogenase — its product is MLRVVTYPGKETWPELIKRPVQDYESVESQIKSVFEQVRLTGDDALRRFTAQFDKVELTGLLVSPEEIKAAQDYIPAELQQAIAQAYQNIKKFHEAQHENFQPLETMPGVTCWRQSVPIEKVGLYIPGGTAPLFSTLLMLGVPAKLAGCKEIVLCTPPAKDGTIHPAILYTASILGINTIIKIGGSQAIAALTFGTNTVPAVAKIFGPGNQYVTVAKQMTVKYGVAIDMPAGPSEVLVMADEKADPTFVAADLLSQAEHGVDSQVVLLTTSEQKLQEVVAALNNQVPALSRQAMVTQTLKNSLGIILNSTTEMLEFSNLYAPEHLILAVENYAQVAQGVTNAGSVFLGPYSPESVGDYASGTNHTLPTNGYARAYSGVSLDSFVKKITFQHLTPQGLQQIGPGVEIMAAAEGLDAHQQAVSIRLKNLAHV
- the hisC gene encoding histidinol-phosphate transaminase, whose translation is MFKLSNLVRPNIRGMKPYSSARDEFKGEASVFIDANENNLGSMAANQHYNRYPDPHQKALKARIAEIKEVRPEQIFLGNGSDEAIDLLIRLVCQPGHDQILAFGPTYGMYEVSANLNDVELRQVKLDADFQLNRNMLQGQIHSETKIVFICSPNNPSGNLINRDIIEYILQSFNGLVVIDEAYIDFSSEESWTKRLADFPNLVVLQTFSKAWGMAALRLGMAFASEEIISFLNKIKPPYNINEATQEIALQALQNTDRLHQMISEIKENRAELIKNLKKLSVVKKVYPSDANFVLAEVTDANTIYNYLLEAGIVVRNRTTQPGCFNCLRISVGTKEENEKLVKTLKYFNL